The sequence TGTTATTTATagtaatttggattaaaaaaaataacaaacacCAAATTAGTTTCGAATAAAttgttatttttcttaaaaactctTATTTTCGTTAAGCAAGTTGATTTATctattacttttaataaaatttttaatatgtatgtttaaaaaatatcattaaaGAACAAATTAGTATTTTTTGCATACAAATCCATCTTAAAATggttccttatttttctttttttctcaccTATTGGGTCATTACTATTCTGATGATTCCTTTGACACCTACAGTTGCTCACTTTTCTGGGCCTCAATTCACATCATATCCATTTTGCATTACAAACATTAAAACCCAATAAGCCCGTAAAGAAAATGGCCCAGTGACCCACCTACCTTAACAAACTTCATTAGCCATTATCCTTAATAAAGGTGAATGAGATACGGAATTACACTACAAACAAGTACGCTCGGTCACTCTCCACGCATCGTGTTCTGTAGATGACACGTTTGGACAAGGAGGTCAGCACTCAGCACCATAGAAATTTCATCAAGTTATTGTCTATGCTTCAAGTTCAACAGATGGTAACCTGAGaattcaattgggtccctaatAATATATCGTAAGTTCTGCATGACACTGCTGAAACAAGCTTAGATTAGCTTATCAGCCAAAAAATCTTACTTATATTATCTTACACAAAATTGGTAGGTTTTCTATGGTACAATAAAATCAGTACTTAATGTGTGATTAACATTTTCTCATTTGAGCAAGCCCAAGAAAGGGGCATAAATATTCTGATAATTTGCTCTCTTCCTAACAGATACAAACAAATGTGGATGTGCAACTTCACATCTAAAGATTTTTCCGTCCTAATTGCCAAGTTAACTGATCAGCAGCCGCCATAGCACGAGATGCCGGACCAATGGACCCTTCATACCTGTATATGTAGACATAAACTGTTAGAGAGTGCATCGTAAAAATCCATGATAAAGGAGCTGAAATAATATGGCTTACAAAGCAACTAAGATATATGCTGCCGTTTGAATAACAATTGCACCTTCACCAGCAGGCTTTGATGTGTTTATGCACCTTCCACTAAACCAATTCTCGTGAATTGAGGTCACCAAGTCTGCCATCCAAATTTCAATGCACCATTGAAAAAGTCATGAGTCCAATGACATGCATTATTATACCATCAAATGCAAATTAACTTATAACATGCATCACCCTGCCCATCTACAATCCAGAACAAAAAATTTCAAACTTTGTGCTAAATAGCTGCAGCTGAAACCTTAATCTAGCTCAATTACTCATCAAGAATTCTGTGAAGCTACCAGTTGCTTGTAGAATTAGGGTTAGCTGATGAAGTTGGGAGTTTGAACTTGTACTAGACATATGTTCCTTGTAGTTTGTAAGTTCAGTACAAATGTTTACAATCCACCATATATCCGATAATCACAGGGATATGAACTAGCAGCTAATATCAGCTACCCGTATTCGCTCGCACATACACACTAGCAGTGTCCTGTGATCATTCTAAATTAAATGTTAATTTCATAAGCTAAATCTCTTATTCACAGACTGCACACATAATTAAACAAGCATCATATATGCTCCACTAGTTCAGCTATCCAAGAACCCTAAATTCTTGATTCTTAAGAGCATAAGGAATACAAAAATTGCAGCTTACACTCATTGGAGGCAATAATGAAGGTTTCTGATTGGAGTTGATTGCGCTTGATGAAGTCTAGAAAGTGAGTCAATTCCATGGGATTGGCTTTGATTCCTTCCTGTTCAGCACTGCCAGCATCCAATGAACCCAAACATGGATCAAAATAATGTAAAAAAGGAAAAATCATATGAAGAACAGAGGATAATGGTGGTGCTTACATGGTAGATAACAAGCGAGAGGGTCCAGTTGGGTCATAATTAATCAACAAAGCAGCTTTCAAAGGGTGACCTAAACGACACAATAG is a genomic window of Arachis ipaensis cultivar K30076 chromosome B06, Araip1.1, whole genome shotgun sequence containing:
- the LOC107645792 gene encoding uncharacterized protein LOC107645792 isoform X1, which encodes MDWSFVHKTWDKWASSNVGHSGHPLKAALLINYDPTGPSRLLSTIAEQEGIKANPMELTHFLDFIKRNQLQSETFIIASNEYLVTSIHENWFSGRCINTSKPAGEGAIVIQTAAYILVALYEGSIGPASRAMAAADQLTWQLGRKNL
- the LOC107645792 gene encoding uncharacterized protein LOC107645792 isoform X2; translation: MDWSFVHKTWDKWASSNVGHSGHPLKAALLINYDPTGPSRLLSTIAEQEGIKANPMELTHFLDFIKRNQLQSETFIIASNEYLVTSIHENWFSGRCINTSKPAGEGMKGPLVRHLVLWRLLIS